The following are encoded in a window of Shewanella psychrotolerans genomic DNA:
- a CDS encoding NrfJ, giving the protein MIAKLVRLAAAATLALGISSAWAAGVVHEGQVVDTMNAGGYTYVQIKESDKTFWAAGPQVEVVKGDVVVVQEQMWMNDFTSKTLNRTFDELLFVGRIDKK; this is encoded by the coding sequence ATGATAGCTAAACTTGTTCGCTTGGCAGCTGCTGCCACCTTAGCTCTCGGGATCTCTAGTGCGTGGGCTGCTGGTGTTGTACATGAAGGCCAGGTGGTAGATACCATGAATGCGGGTGGTTACACCTACGTACAGATTAAAGAGTCAGATAAAACCTTTTGGGCTGCAGGCCCTCAAGTTGAAGTGGTAAAAGGTGATGTTGTTGTTGTCCAAGAGCAAATGTGGATGAATGACTTTACTAGCAAAACATTAAACCGCACATTTGATGAGTTGTTGTTTGTGGGTCGTATCGATAAGAAGTAA
- a CDS encoding GNAT family N-acetyltransferase: MYKVIPYVPAYALQVSKLYHLAVQEIDETLYSAEQKQAWSKAPRSAYHWNKRLSRSKAWIMIDTALQVGDDYLCLGFINVETHFNSRGYIDSLYVLPERQGEGVASALYQTLEQWAKDSTVSRLSVDASKLSKRLFLSQGFKFHHNRYQEKCGEIFLAFYLSKQLA, encoded by the coding sequence ATGTATAAAGTTATCCCATATGTGCCAGCATACGCATTGCAAGTCAGTAAGCTTTATCACTTAGCAGTGCAAGAAATTGATGAAACATTATATTCAGCCGAGCAAAAACAGGCCTGGTCTAAAGCACCGCGTTCTGCTTATCACTGGAATAAACGTCTGAGTCGCAGCAAAGCATGGATAATGATTGATACTGCGCTGCAGGTGGGCGATGACTATTTGTGTCTTGGTTTTATCAATGTGGAAACCCACTTTAACAGCAGAGGTTATATCGATAGCCTCTACGTCTTGCCAGAACGTCAGGGTGAAGGAGTTGCAAGCGCGTTATATCAAACATTAGAACAATGGGCTAAAGATTCTACTGTTTCGCGCTTGAGTGTTGATGCGTCAAAATTATCTAAACGGCTATTTTTATCCCAGGGGTTCAAATTTCACCACAATCGGTACCAAGAGAAGTGTGGTGAAATTTTTCTCGCCTTCTACTTGTCGAAACAACTGGCCTAA
- a CDS encoding bifunctional metallophosphatase/5'-nucleotidase — MTVRYTLKLAHINDTHSHFDPSRVQFLLTQDNKQYEVYSQSGGYARIGYQVELARQKANQAQQSFLFLHGGDSFQGTLYFSQFKGVANADLLNRLKPDAMVLGNHEIDAGNEPVKNFLDNIQFPLLAGNMDLSQEELSKNAPLSKHPRLYDYDHLTQTAKVLLKPIGDKQLAIIGITLDQMKEIARPDDDTLFANAIETTANTVALLHQQGIKHIVLLSHLGFDKDKQLATEVDGISLIIGGHSHTLQGDFKQLGINALPYGASVNNTPIIHAGKYAETLGLCDIEFDREGHVISLVGGNYFMLDRHLLIESDEQIAADDYQQLMNKLSAHPFILWDEEDESITEVIQSKYHPALTALEHQILGFIPKNLVHTRLPSKALPHGSEIAPWVCKSIYHETQRITDQVDFVLHNAGGVRQSLNKGAVTMADVLGRLLPFALPLVKYRIQGKYLCQAIESAINSATNNSITGTGAGSFPYTYGLRYYYDGRKEKGSRVVKLEVLVYQDAVECWQQIDTVAFYYGVSSAYTASGKEGYQALLNAEWQEEITELTLPEAFIRFMSREQGLNGQLTPHVEYTSHL; from the coding sequence ATGACAGTTAGATATACCCTAAAGCTTGCGCATATTAACGACACCCATTCACATTTTGACCCATCGCGGGTGCAATTTCTGCTAACCCAAGACAATAAGCAATATGAAGTTTATTCTCAAAGCGGCGGCTATGCGCGCATCGGATATCAAGTTGAACTTGCAAGGCAAAAGGCCAATCAGGCACAGCAAAGTTTTCTGTTCCTCCATGGCGGCGATAGTTTTCAGGGAACCCTCTACTTTAGTCAGTTTAAAGGTGTAGCCAACGCCGATCTGCTAAATCGATTAAAGCCAGATGCGATGGTACTGGGTAATCACGAAATTGATGCTGGAAATGAGCCAGTTAAAAATTTCTTGGACAACATCCAATTTCCTTTGTTAGCAGGCAATATGGATCTCAGTCAAGAAGAGCTCAGCAAAAATGCGCCCCTGTCTAAGCATCCACGTTTGTATGACTATGATCATCTAACCCAAACGGCAAAAGTGCTATTAAAGCCGATTGGCGATAAACAATTGGCCATTATTGGCATCACCCTAGATCAGATGAAAGAGATCGCACGCCCCGACGACGACACCCTGTTTGCCAATGCGATAGAAACCACGGCCAATACCGTTGCGTTACTCCATCAGCAGGGAATAAAGCATATTGTCTTGCTGAGTCATCTTGGTTTCGATAAGGACAAGCAGTTAGCTACTGAAGTCGATGGCATTAGCCTTATCATTGGCGGTCATTCACATACGCTACAGGGTGATTTTAAACAACTTGGGATTAACGCTCTTCCTTATGGTGCATCGGTTAATAACACACCTATTATTCATGCTGGGAAATATGCTGAAACCTTAGGGCTTTGTGATATCGAATTTGATCGAGAAGGACATGTTATCTCCCTTGTGGGCGGTAACTATTTCATGCTTGATAGGCATTTATTAATTGAGTCTGATGAACAAATTGCAGCCGATGATTACCAACAGCTAATGAACAAACTATCCGCGCATCCCTTTATATTATGGGATGAAGAGGACGAATCAATTACCGAAGTGATTCAATCTAAATATCATCCAGCACTCACAGCACTTGAACATCAAATACTGGGATTTATTCCCAAAAATCTAGTTCACACTCGGTTACCAAGCAAAGCCTTACCCCATGGCAGTGAGATAGCCCCCTGGGTATGCAAGAGTATCTATCACGAAACTCAGCGAATAACAGATCAGGTTGATTTCGTTCTTCACAACGCTGGGGGCGTTAGGCAATCATTAAACAAAGGCGCCGTTACTATGGCCGATGTGTTAGGTCGTCTACTTCCTTTTGCATTGCCGCTGGTGAAATATCGTATTCAAGGTAAATATCTTTGTCAGGCTATCGAATCGGCGATTAACTCTGCCACTAACAACAGTATTACGGGCACAGGGGCTGGAAGTTTTCCCTACACCTATGGATTACGCTACTACTATGATGGTCGTAAAGAGAAAGGCTCTCGTGTAGTAAAGCTAGAAGTTTTAGTGTATCAAGATGCCGTAGAGTGCTGGCAACAGATTGATACTGTGGCTTTTTACTATGGCGTTTCATCGGCGTATACCGCGTCTGGTAAAGAGGGATATCAGGCATTACTCAATGCTGAGTGGCAAGAAGAGATCACAGAGCTAACGCTTCCAGAAGCCTTTATTCGTTTCATGTCTCGTGAACAGGGGCTTAATGGTCAATTAACTCCACATGTCGAATATACCAGCCACCTTTAA
- a CDS encoding CNNM domain-containing protein, whose amino-acid sequence MITLIVIIFFAIGISFLCSVFEAVLLSVTPSYIATLKEENPAAAERLNRQKANVESPLVSILTLNTIAHTVGAAVAGAQAAKVFGDEMLGVFSGVLTFLILFFSEIIPKTLGANYWRTLAPSVSLVLVWMERLTKPLIWMSQQVTQLMGKGDDGSYIRQEMSAMAKIGHESGELDEQESKILTQMLSVKEMPVTAIMTPRTVMFSLNAELTQQEFSKQHQKCPFTRIPIFEEDRDNIIGYINRNAILLAERKTPEASISVLKRNLLIVPETAKILPLFELMIKRSTKIAMIVDEYGSNQGIVTLEDIIESLLGLEIVDSNDPVTDMQQLARKLWQRRMTHKGIRLSDDGADGSNDHLGDDKPQDIVIK is encoded by the coding sequence ATGATAACCCTTATTGTTATTATCTTTTTCGCTATTGGGATCTCGTTTCTCTGTAGCGTGTTCGAAGCAGTGCTTCTATCTGTAACACCTAGTTATATTGCTACTTTAAAAGAGGAAAATCCTGCGGCAGCGGAGCGTTTAAACCGACAAAAGGCTAACGTTGAATCGCCACTGGTATCGATTTTAACACTTAATACCATAGCACACACAGTGGGTGCTGCGGTGGCTGGCGCACAAGCAGCTAAAGTGTTTGGCGATGAGATGTTAGGTGTCTTTTCTGGTGTATTAACCTTCTTAATTCTATTCTTTTCAGAAATTATTCCAAAAACATTAGGCGCGAACTATTGGCGTACATTGGCACCAAGCGTATCGCTAGTACTCGTGTGGATGGAACGCCTGACCAAACCATTAATTTGGATGTCTCAACAAGTTACTCAATTAATGGGAAAAGGTGATGATGGATCTTATATTCGCCAAGAGATGAGTGCCATGGCGAAAATCGGACACGAATCGGGCGAACTCGATGAACAAGAGTCAAAGATTTTGACTCAAATGTTGTCAGTTAAAGAGATGCCAGTTACAGCGATAATGACTCCCAGAACCGTCATGTTCAGTTTAAATGCCGAGTTGACCCAGCAAGAGTTCTCAAAGCAACATCAAAAATGTCCATTTACTCGAATTCCTATTTTCGAAGAAGACAGAGATAACATTATTGGTTATATCAACCGCAATGCGATTTTGCTTGCAGAGCGCAAGACGCCTGAAGCGTCCATATCTGTGCTAAAGCGGAACTTACTTATCGTGCCAGAAACAGCAAAAATATTGCCGTTATTCGAACTGATGATTAAACGTAGTACTAAAATTGCGATGATCGTAGATGAATATGGCAGTAACCAAGGCATTGTTACGCTTGAAGATATTATTGAGTCTTTACTAGGGCTTGAGATTGTCGATAGCAACGATCCTGTGACAGATATGCAGCAGCTGGCTCGTAAACTGTGGCAAAGGCGCATGACTCATAAAGGCATTCGCCTCTCTGATGACGGTGCCGATGGCAGTAACGATCACCTTGGTGATGACAAGCCTCAAGACATAGTCATAAAGTAA
- a CDS encoding bifunctional tRNA (adenosine(37)-C2)-methyltransferase TrmG/ribosomal RNA large subunit methyltransferase RlmN, translated as MSGKKINLLDLDRKGLRALFSEMGEKPFRADQLMKWLYHFGESDFEQMTNINKALRAKLAERCEIVAPEISSYQKSTDGTIKFAINVGNGQEVETVYIPEEDRATLCVSSQVGCALECTFCSTAQQGFNRNLTVSEIVGQIWRVSHFLGFQKETGERPISNVVMMGMGEPLLNLKNVMPAIDIMLDDFGFSLSKRRVTVSTSGVVPALDILGDNLDVALAVSIHAPNDELRDVLVPVNKKYPLEDFLAAIRRYLAKSNANRGRVTVEYVMLDHINDSTDQAHELAKLMKDTPCKINLIPFNPYPGSPYGRSSNSRIDRFSKVLMEYGLTVIVRKTRGDDIDAACGQLAGDIRDRTKRLAKKRMQDSQISVTIN; from the coding sequence ATGAGTGGAAAGAAGATCAATTTATTGGATCTTGATCGTAAAGGATTAAGAGCATTGTTTTCCGAGATGGGTGAAAAGCCATTTCGTGCTGATCAATTGATGAAATGGTTGTATCATTTTGGCGAAAGTGACTTCGAACAGATGACGAATATCAATAAAGCGCTACGGGCAAAACTTGCCGAGCGCTGCGAAATCGTTGCTCCTGAAATTTCTAGTTATCAAAAATCAACCGATGGCACCATTAAGTTTGCGATTAACGTTGGCAATGGCCAAGAGGTTGAAACGGTTTATATTCCAGAGGAAGATAGAGCGACGCTGTGTGTATCTTCGCAAGTGGGCTGTGCGCTGGAGTGTACTTTCTGCTCGACGGCTCAGCAAGGCTTTAACCGTAACCTAACTGTATCTGAAATTGTCGGTCAGATCTGGCGCGTTTCTCATTTCCTAGGGTTTCAAAAAGAGACTGGCGAACGTCCAATTTCAAACGTCGTTATGATGGGAATGGGTGAGCCACTACTTAACCTTAAAAATGTCATGCCTGCTATCGATATCATGCTCGACGATTTTGGTTTTAGCCTATCGAAACGTCGCGTTACGGTATCGACTTCGGGGGTTGTGCCAGCACTCGATATCTTGGGTGATAATTTAGATGTGGCCTTGGCGGTGAGTATTCATGCGCCAAATGATGAATTGCGTGATGTATTAGTACCCGTTAATAAAAAGTACCCTTTGGAAGACTTTTTAGCGGCTATTCGTCGTTATTTAGCTAAGTCAAACGCTAACCGCGGCCGTGTCACCGTTGAATATGTGATGTTAGATCATATTAACGACAGCACAGATCAAGCCCATGAGCTTGCTAAGCTAATGAAAGATACCCCGTGTAAGATTAACTTAATTCCGTTTAATCCGTATCCAGGCTCACCTTATGGTCGTTCATCGAATTCACGTATTGACAGGTTTTCTAAAGTGCTAATGGAATATGGCTTAACCGTTATCGTACGCAAGACGCGCGGAGACGATATCGACGCAGCGTGTGGACAGCTTGCGGGGGATATTAGAGATAGAACTAAACGTTTAGCGAAAAAACGCATGCAAGATAGTCAGATTTCAGTCACAATAAACTAA
- the pilW gene encoding type IV pilus biogenesis/stability protein PilW — MKLKKPKISILIILTSMVMSGCVTERTYSGTDVPVTEKVFDNAAAARQRVQLGLTYLRKGNSEQAKYNLDKALEFAPNLEDVHIALAYYYQSVGELELTEKSYRDAINTRDATGDSMNNFGVFLCQQEKYKQAEEMFLKAVKMPKYTSSASSYENLGVCTRKSGDLPKAQRYFEMALNYDPRRGTSLLELAEIDLELGRYSEAKKGLARYHRVVPESAQSLALGIKIEQGLNDSEAVRKFGILLLAKFPASYEAKQYRASMH; from the coding sequence ATGAAGCTCAAAAAGCCAAAAATTTCGATATTGATCATCCTGACATCTATGGTGATGTCAGGCTGTGTTACAGAACGAACCTATAGCGGCACAGATGTCCCTGTGACTGAGAAAGTATTTGATAATGCCGCCGCAGCGCGTCAGCGTGTTCAGTTGGGGCTGACTTACCTACGTAAAGGTAATAGTGAGCAAGCCAAATATAATTTGGATAAAGCGCTCGAATTTGCTCCAAATCTTGAAGATGTGCATATTGCGCTAGCCTATTATTATCAATCAGTTGGCGAACTAGAGTTGACTGAGAAGTCTTATCGTGATGCCATTAACACCCGTGACGCCACTGGAGATTCAATGAATAACTTTGGCGTATTTTTATGCCAGCAAGAGAAATATAAGCAAGCAGAAGAGATGTTTCTCAAAGCGGTTAAAATGCCCAAATACACCAGTTCGGCATCGAGTTATGAAAACTTAGGTGTATGTACCCGAAAATCGGGAGATCTGCCAAAGGCACAACGTTATTTTGAAATGGCATTGAACTACGATCCACGCCGCGGTACCTCGCTATTAGAATTAGCTGAAATTGATCTGGAACTTGGTCGATATTCAGAAGCGAAAAAAGGGTTAGCGCGTTATCATCGAGTCGTGCCAGAGTCGGCGCAAAGTTTAGCGCTAGGAATTAAAATTGAGCAAGGCCTCAATGATTCGGAAGCAGTAAGAAAATTTGGTATATTACTACTGGCTAAATTTCCCGCTTCCTATGAGGCTAAGCAGTATAGAGCAAGTATGCACTAA
- a CDS encoding RodZ domain-containing protein, producing MTDNQTEMLKDDAENIKEAAPKLGALLKEARETQGLSIEQIAEQLHLRPSIVSDIEADDYSNIASATYVKGYVKNYARIVSLDKEVVNAALAQYFPVADSPTMQSFSRKTTRQARDGWLMMVTYFIIFTLLALLVVWWLQKSEMMSGVDLSKLTVEEVAEIETDEARPALFDKSTEPAEGSLEAETGVELQVLTESSGLNQAQESSANTVDEQPTATNPSSESDASEGNGSAVAMKLAGDCWIKLTDALGNTLVDGLKVAGSELNVVGQEPFNIILGAPQSLELSINGESVDLTKYPKGRVARLTLTSSTNL from the coding sequence ATGACTGATAATCAAACTGAGATGCTCAAGGATGATGCAGAAAATATAAAGGAAGCAGCCCCCAAATTGGGAGCATTGCTTAAAGAGGCTCGCGAAACACAAGGCTTAAGTATCGAACAGATCGCTGAGCAGTTGCATTTGCGGCCGTCTATTGTGTCTGACATCGAAGCCGATGATTATTCAAATATTGCTTCAGCAACGTATGTCAAAGGTTACGTTAAGAACTATGCCCGTATCGTTAGCCTCGATAAAGAGGTCGTTAACGCGGCGTTGGCTCAGTATTTTCCTGTAGCTGACTCGCCAACTATGCAAAGTTTTTCACGTAAAACGACACGTCAGGCCAGAGATGGTTGGTTAATGATGGTGACCTATTTCATCATTTTTACCCTGTTAGCATTGTTGGTTGTTTGGTGGCTGCAAAAATCAGAGATGATGTCTGGCGTTGATTTGTCAAAACTGACTGTCGAAGAAGTGGCAGAAATTGAAACTGATGAAGCCCGCCCAGCCTTGTTCGATAAATCTACTGAGCCAGCAGAGGGGTCGTTAGAAGCTGAGACTGGGGTTGAGCTTCAAGTCCTCACCGAGAGTAGCGGATTGAACCAAGCACAAGAGAGTTCAGCCAATACTGTTGATGAGCAACCTACAGCGACTAATCCATCCTCAGAAAGTGATGCTAGTGAGGGCAACGGTTCTGCTGTAGCGATGAAACTAGCTGGTGATTGCTGGATTAAATTGACCGACGCGCTAGGGAATACGCTGGTTGATGGGCTTAAAGTTGCGGGAAGTGAGCTTAATGTTGTTGGCCAAGAGCCGTTTAACATTATACTCGGTGCGCCACAGTCCCTCGAATTGAGTATCAATGGTGAAAGTGTCGATTTGACAAAATACCCAAAGGGTAGAGTTGCTCGGCTAACACTAACGAGCTCCACCAATCTTTGA
- the ispG gene encoding flavodoxin-dependent (E)-4-hydroxy-3-methylbut-2-enyl-diphosphate synthase has protein sequence MYNESPIIRRPSTRIYVGNVPIGDGAPIAVQSMTNTRTTDVEATVAQIRALEKVGADLVRVSVPTMDAAEAFKLIKQQTNIPLIADIHFDYRIALKVAEYGVDCLRINPGNIGNEERIRSVVECARDKNIPIRIGVNGGSLEKDLMDKYKEPTPEALLESAMRHVDILDRLNFDQFKVSVKASDVFLAVESYRLLAKQIKQPLHLGITEAGGARAGSVKSAVGLGMLLAEGIGDTLRISLAADPVEEIKVGFDILKSLRIRSRGINFIACPSCSRQEFDVIATVNALEQRLEDVVTPMDVSIIGCVVNGPGEALVSDIGLTGGNRKSGYFDNGVRQKERFDNEHIVDQLEAKIRAKVATINARIPATDVTQS, from the coding sequence ATGTACAACGAGTCTCCAATCATTAGACGTCCATCGACACGAATTTATGTGGGTAATGTACCTATTGGTGATGGCGCCCCTATTGCTGTGCAGTCGATGACCAATACTCGTACTACCGATGTTGAGGCCACCGTCGCCCAGATCCGTGCATTAGAAAAAGTCGGTGCCGATTTAGTTAGAGTATCGGTACCGACTATGGATGCGGCCGAAGCATTTAAGTTGATTAAGCAGCAGACTAATATCCCGCTGATTGCCGATATTCACTTCGATTACCGTATTGCCCTAAAAGTGGCTGAATATGGTGTCGATTGTTTGCGCATTAACCCTGGTAATATCGGCAACGAAGAGCGGATCCGCAGCGTTGTTGAATGTGCTAGAGATAAGAATATTCCTATTCGTATTGGGGTCAATGGCGGTTCATTAGAGAAAGATCTCATGGACAAGTACAAAGAGCCGACGCCAGAAGCGCTGCTCGAGTCTGCCATGCGTCATGTGGATATTTTAGATAGGCTAAACTTTGACCAGTTTAAGGTCAGCGTTAAAGCCTCTGATGTATTTTTAGCAGTCGAATCCTATCGATTACTCGCCAAACAGATTAAACAACCGCTACACCTTGGGATCACCGAAGCCGGTGGTGCCAGAGCAGGGTCGGTTAAATCCGCTGTCGGCCTAGGTATGTTATTGGCTGAAGGGATTGGTGATACTCTCAGAATCTCATTAGCTGCCGATCCAGTTGAAGAGATTAAAGTTGGCTTCGATATTTTAAAGTCACTGCGTATTCGATCTCGTGGCATTAATTTTATCGCTTGTCCTTCCTGTTCTCGTCAAGAGTTTGATGTCATCGCTACGGTTAATGCGCTTGAGCAACGTCTAGAGGATGTTGTTACGCCGATGGATGTGTCGATTATCGGCTGTGTTGTTAACGGTCCTGGTGAAGCGTTAGTGTCTGATATAGGCCTTACTGGTGGTAACCGTAAGAGTGGATATTTTGACAATGGTGTGCGTCAGAAAGAGCGTTTCGATAACGAGCATATCGTTGATCAATTAGAAGCAAAAATACGTGCAAAAGTGGCAACGATTAATGCCCGTATTCCAGCGACTGACGTGACTCAGTCGTAA
- the hisS gene encoding histidine--tRNA ligase produces MAKQIQAIRGMNDILPTQSPLWQKLEAVLRDTVAAYGYSEIRTPIVESTDLFKRSIGEVTDIVEKEMYTFADRNGDYLTLRPEGTASTVRAGNEHGLLYNQEQRLWYMGPMFRHERPQKGRYRQFNQFGVEVYGIGTADVDAEVLMMSARLWQKLGISEHVKLELNTLGDAAERAVYRDALIAFLEQYKEQLDEDSQRRMYTNPLRVLDTKNPDVQALLADAPELMDYLGEESKAHFSHLCELLDAVGIKYTINPRLVRGLDYYNRTVFEWVTDSLGAQGTVLAGGRYDGLVGQLGGKDTPAVGFAMGLERIVLMLETLELTDDVRGAVDVYVTAMGDNCRVEAIKVAQQLREIAGLKVMSHCGGGNVKKQMKRADKSGALVAIVIGENELANNQVAVKYLREDKEQQLVARDSLATYIAELI; encoded by the coding sequence GTGGCAAAACAGATCCAAGCGATACGCGGAATGAACGACATTCTGCCAACACAAAGTCCTTTATGGCAGAAACTAGAAGCTGTACTACGAGATACCGTAGCGGCTTATGGATACAGCGAGATTAGAACGCCGATTGTTGAAAGTACCGATCTGTTCAAGCGTTCAATTGGCGAAGTCACTGACATCGTTGAAAAAGAGATGTATACCTTCGCCGATCGTAATGGCGACTATCTCACGTTACGTCCAGAAGGCACGGCTTCTACGGTTCGCGCAGGCAACGAGCACGGCTTGTTGTATAACCAAGAGCAGCGTTTGTGGTACATGGGACCTATGTTCCGTCACGAACGTCCACAGAAGGGACGTTACCGTCAGTTTAATCAATTCGGTGTTGAGGTGTATGGCATTGGAACCGCAGATGTTGATGCTGAAGTATTGATGATGTCGGCGCGTCTGTGGCAGAAATTAGGCATTAGCGAGCATGTTAAGCTTGAGCTTAATACTCTTGGCGATGCAGCAGAACGAGCAGTATATCGTGATGCATTAATTGCTTTTCTCGAGCAGTACAAAGAGCAGCTCGATGAAGATAGCCAGCGCCGTATGTACACCAATCCGCTGCGTGTGCTAGATACTAAAAATCCAGATGTACAAGCATTATTAGCCGACGCCCCCGAGCTGATGGATTACCTTGGCGAAGAGAGCAAGGCGCATTTTTCACATTTATGTGAACTACTTGACGCAGTTGGTATCAAATACACCATTAACCCACGCTTAGTGCGTGGTTTAGATTACTATAATCGCACAGTATTTGAATGGGTTACAGATAGTTTAGGTGCCCAAGGTACCGTGCTTGCTGGTGGTCGTTATGATGGACTAGTAGGCCAGTTAGGTGGTAAGGATACGCCAGCTGTCGGGTTTGCTATGGGGTTAGAGCGTATCGTTTTGATGTTAGAAACGCTTGAGCTGACCGATGACGTCCGCGGCGCTGTTGACGTGTATGTTACCGCGATGGGCGATAACTGCCGAGTTGAAGCGATAAAGGTTGCGCAGCAATTGAGAGAGATTGCAGGCCTTAAAGTCATGAGTCATTGTGGCGGTGGTAACGTTAAGAAGCAGATGAAACGTGCCGATAAAAGCGGTGCCCTCGTTGCGATTGTGATTGGTGAGAATGAACTTGCTAATAATCAAGTGGCGGTTAAATATCTGCGTGAAGACAAAGAACAACAATTAGTTGCGCGTGATTCGTTAGCGACTTACATTGCAGAGCTGATTTAA
- a CDS encoding tetratricopeptide repeat protein: protein MEIYSTEEQQVDAIKQFWKDYGSSIVIGAVVGLGGLYSWNYYSDYKVAQAEEASETFQAVSNSVKSDSTMLAAADSFAKDYQSQKGYQALLELIVAKAAVEAGDLAKAEQSLKQVVADNVDEGLVAVATLRLARVQAEQGQFATAIATLDQVSAPEFSVQRDELKGDFLVRQGESDKAKSAYKAAIDNGGAASSPALQMKLDNLNKA from the coding sequence GTGGAAATTTATAGCACAGAAGAACAACAAGTTGATGCTATCAAACAGTTCTGGAAAGACTATGGCAGCTCGATTGTCATCGGGGCCGTTGTTGGTTTAGGCGGTCTATATAGCTGGAACTATTATTCAGATTATAAGGTGGCTCAGGCGGAAGAAGCGTCAGAAACCTTTCAAGCGGTCAGCAATTCAGTTAAATCGGATTCGACTATGCTTGCTGCGGCTGATAGTTTTGCCAAAGACTACCAAAGTCAAAAAGGCTATCAAGCACTACTTGAACTGATCGTGGCGAAAGCGGCTGTCGAAGCGGGCGATTTAGCTAAAGCTGAGCAGTCACTGAAACAAGTGGTTGCCGATAATGTCGATGAAGGACTCGTCGCCGTTGCAACGCTTCGATTGGCTCGAGTGCAAGCAGAGCAAGGGCAGTTTGCTACCGCTATTGCCACTTTAGACCAAGTCTCTGCACCAGAATTTTCGGTGCAACGTGACGAACTAAAAGGTGATTTTCTAGTACGTCAAGGCGAATCAGATAAAGCGAAGAGTGCCTACAAAGCTGCTATAGATAATGGTGGCGCAGCGTCGAGCCCAGCGCTTCAAATGAAGCTTGATAACCTGAATAAGGCATAA